The genomic interval GGATGGTTCCCACAGGCCGTCAGAGGCGGCACGAGCTCGGGCTGTCGCCAGGCGGGTTTGGCGTGAAACGCACACGTCATGACACGCGGGCCTTCGGCGTTGAGGAGTATCAAACTCCAGGAGCATCGGAGCGATCGCCATGAACGCGCTGCTGGTCGACGCGTCTCGACTGTCTCAAGGTACATGCGTGTTCCACCCACACAGGCGGGATGCGCTGCATTATTGACACTGGAAGGTGTTCAATAATAGAGGCTCAAAACCAACTTGTGTGCGCAGCAACACCATGTGTCAGCTTTCTTTGTGCACGGCTTGGACCATAAAGGCAACGCATGACAGCGTCTGTCGGGGCTCAGTCAAGCCGAGTGAAGCTTCTAATTGTGCAACTTGCTTACAGTAAATTAAAAAAGGCCCCAATTTACACGGACTGAGGGTCTGCGTGGAGCTGCAGAACGAAAACACGTCCACACGCGACTAagaagcagcacacacaccgACCATCTGCTCTACAAGCACAGCGGGGGGGTCACCGCGCTGACCTCACTAGCGCAGAGAGTGACGGCGTTTGTCCGATGCAGCAAATCCTCTCATTGTCGGCCcatccgctgtgtgtgtgtgtgtgtgtgtgtgtgtgtgtgtgtgtgtgtgtgtgtgtgtgtgggtcccgTACTGCCTGGTGGACCTCTGGGACAGAGAAGACGCATCGTGGcagtggaggagtgaggaggaccTGGAGGATGTAAATGAATGATTTACATCCTCCTCACTTTGTTTTATCTCCCAGCAGATGGATCAATTTACGAAATCTGAATTAAAAGAATTGTTCTATAAGGACAAAGAAGCTCGTCTATTACGATATAATACAACTGTGTCATTACGCTGTTGTTCAAATTAAACATCTTTCAAAGAGTAAGTGTGGTGTGAGGATGCTGCTGTATGATTTGGTATTTTAATAATgcaattttggtttgtttgggaTATTTTACTTTACTATATTTCCCAATGAAATGAGAGGGaaacagatgaagaagtgatggtaaatgaattaaatgttgATGGGCAAAATGTATAAAACGTTATTAATGATTAATTATTATCAAAAAACACcactaaaaaaaacacccaccgTCCACACAGGCTGAAGCACCGGAGGAAGCCCGCCGTCCTCACACGCCACCATTACGCAGCGTTGCCAGGCAACGCAGCCGCTGTTGACGTTCTCATTCAGAGACCGACTTCGGTGAGTTTTCTCTTCtgtgcgtgtccgtgtgcgtgtgtgtatacagGTGGTGAAGGGGCCTCGCGTTGGATTCTTCTGTGTGTGCGACATCATCTTTTCCCTCGCGGTCTTGTTTTAGTTCCCTCGTGTGACCGGATCCTCAGTGAGGAGCAAACAGGACGCCAGGAGTTGCATTTTAAAAGTTTGGAATATTTGCTCTGCATGAAGAAATTTTAGCTTTTGTCCACTTCTCAGCTCAGCATCGGTCCTCACAAGGACAgcgaaaaacaaatgtgtgtgttaagtGTCTTTTTGTGCACTGAGGGACTGTGTCTTCTTATTGCTCCGACAGGAAATCCATTCTGTCAGTCTCCTCCCTAATTgtcagaccacacacacacacacacacacacacacacaagatccgcAACACACACCCAAACAAAAGCTCAGAGAAACATCCGGCGCTattgtgtgctcacacacaccaaCGCACATGCAGAGAGCTCTAATCTGTGCACGTTGAGGGCATCAGCGTCTCTCTGATCGGTGATCACGGCGACCACGCATCAGAGCGGTGATGCTGCTCAACACCAACACTGTAGTTACAAATATTCAGATCAGTTTATTATGAGTGCAAAATCGTGACAGAGGAACATCCTGAGTGGTCTCCATCATTTCAGCCATGAGCGCGGCGCCTCAGAGTGGAGTTCATGCTTCGTTCCTCCGGAGGCCGGCGTGttcttttgcccttttttttggtgtgtgacTCCAGCGcttcacatttaaaacataatCACAGTTGTGACGCATCGAATGCAAAGGGCTCTTTTCTCCTCTGAGATTCAGCCGCACTCAGAATAAACACACTGATCAGAGgaacaattgtttttttgtcattctcCAAAGCACAAAGCATACATCATGCATTTGGGacataaaacaataataatcagGAGATACAAATCATGCTACTTTAATTCCTCTTTTTAATTGTGCCACAAGAGATGAACGGTGAATAGCAGTTAATCAATGTGCCTGAGAGGGTTTGTTTTCATGCCATCTGCTCTTAATAATTACACTGACACTATTCATTAAAGTCAATTTAACCTCTTTTTTAGAGCTTGCGATTTTtggaaaaacaattatttgatTTTAGCAACATCCCGCTTTCAGGCGACTCAGTATGCAGCTGTTTTTGTGGTCGGTCCTGTAGGAACTTTGATTTATAATCCTATTAAAAACGCTGCTTATTTCTTCCTTTTGATTTCCTGTCCGCTGTCTTTTCCTCGCAGTTTTCTGTTTCCAGGCTCTCCCAccattttcccgtctttatttctttccccTCAATGTACTCACTCTTATCATTGTTTCCCTCCTTTGGCTCCCTTTCCGCCTTTCAACATCCTGGATAAggtaaccatggaaacacaGTTGTATTGGTGGCTAAATAGATTTTGTAAAGGCCATTCCTTGGTTTATTACcttataaacacacagacacacattccgTGTACCCAtctctcctcttatctctctCGAGGGACAGCCTTAttctgttgccatggataccGACACGGGGGCCTGAGTCCGGAAGAAACTatgtaaaagacaaaaaacgtATACGGAGATTTAAGGGAGATTCCACTAATCCGGTGAAATTGGGCAGAAATacttctgttattttcaaacgAACTGCTGCAGCTTTTCTCGCTTTTCTGAGGTCGTCGTTTGGAGCCGGCGGGCAGCGGTGGCGACGTGAAAAAGTCAGACTGAGACAGAGATTAGCATCGCGTTGGTTTGGTACCCGGTGGTTCACAATGTAGGAGAGAAGCTCTCTGGGGTCTGTGAACCACGTTGGACTTGAACCAAATACCAGCGAAGAATCCGGCCTTCAAAGATCctgtttgtgatgtttttatGTGTCTCAGGCGTGAAAGTAACCTACTGTGTATTGTCTCCTTATTGCAGAATCATCTCCAGCAGTGAGATCAATAGAGATTAATGAGGCTGAACTTAATTGGaattgcagcttttttttcatttttcattcttcactGCTTTAGCAGTTTGAATGAGACCAAAGGGCCTCTGTGAGACGACGCGCACACGATGCTTCTGTCAGAGCTACATCTTCATGGCACAGCATTCAAATTCAGGAGGGGCTGATAGAGCAAAAAATATACAGAAAACACGGAAAAACACTAATAAAccacagctgtttgttttgagCTTAACGTGCACGGGCGAGGTTATTAAGAAAAGATCCCTGATCCCTTCGTTTCCCTCCGCTCTGCTTTGTGACCGGGCAGAAGGAAAAACTTAGCTCTTCACATcggcctttttgctttttttcattcCCTGGGATAATGAAGTAAAATCTAATCAATTGTAGTCAGAGGAAGGAATAACTTTCCCTTCCATCCACCTGTACGACTCCTCTCATGAGGGTCTTGTGATCGATGCCTGGCAGAGGAACACAAGGTGTGACGCCTGGATGGAAAATACATCCACGGATCCGCAATtcattttctcctctcctcttcgcCTGAACACCTTCCAGCATTTACCGAGCGGCCGGGATGCTGGAGGGTCGTGGCCTCAATCCGCCGTATTGAAGCCATCTTCTTACAACACCCTCCATTCAGACTGATGGTTACTGTCTCTGTATAGATGccgcctgcgtgtgtgtgtgtgtgtcattaacATCTGGGGGCTTGGCAGCTGCTCACGTCGTATCTTTCCGGCCTCGCTCGCTCGCCGCTGTGTGAGCTTATCAAATCCACGAGGACGCGCATCCATCACGCGGTCTCTGCGGGCCGGCTCCAGGTGGACCGGCGCTGGATGTCTCGGCGCCTTTGGGGAGGAGGCCATTAAGTTCGGCATGATCGGGAACATTAACATCTCCATCACTGCGAATGAGGGAGGGGTCGTGGGGGTGGAGATATGATGCTGCCTTTTGAGAAGGTTTGGCAAGTTAAGAGTGAGATTTTGAGcccagagaaaggaaacaaagaagACGTGAAGaggaaaatatttaatttatttgtttctaGACAACGTTTATAACATGGGAGGATTTCCCAACACTAAtacctaaataaaaacatgtgaatGCAGCTGCAGAAGGTCATTTATCATTCAAGTGCTGCCACTCAATGGTAGAGTGAAGAAGTGCACAATCCGTGTAAAGCAAGACACTACATTAGTGTTTATGGACTTGTTATTTATCTTTCTTTTGTGGGATCTTCATTAATTTATTTCTGAATATAAAGTCCAAACGGACCTCATTCTGCCCAAAGACTCCACATCTCTTCAACGTGAAGTTAAATTGGCTGATCGCTGGTCACAGTGACGTGACGTGGGTTCATTTACCAAGAGGCCGTTTCGTCAGCGAAAGACGAATATCAAAAGGTCAGAATTGAAGGTCGGATGCAGTTTTATCGGTGGAAGCGTTTCGATGGCGGCTGAGCAGAGGCGCGACAGCAGAGGGCGGCGGCGTGAAGACGGCTGCCGGTTGAGGCCCTCGCTGCTGATGCCAGAAATATCACCAACGAGAACACCCTGCGGCAATAAGAGCGTCTGCTTGTTATACACACCGGAACGCTGAAGCACCGATACAACTTTGCTTAGTCTCACGTGGTGCAAAATGTAGCCCGAGCCGCGatgttgtaaataaaatataacactTTATTATGTACTTCATCGTAGACATCTCGCTTTTGCATGCTACTGCTTTGAGTATCTCTAGATTTCAGCGCTTTTCTTCCCTCAACTGTGTTGTAGGACTCCCATTTTTTTAACAAGTGTGACAAAAGTCTATAAACGTCTGTGCTGAACTTTTATCGATCCACCCGACGGGCTGAGAACGGCGTCTTCACTGAAACGAAGGCCCCGACTGAAACGTACGGCTTTTCTATCTCCAGTAACACACAACACGTTGTGCGGAATCACTGACACTTCACCTTGTGACTTTCCTGATGATGCATTTAAAGCGcaggtgttttgttttcttagaGAAAAAACGCATCACATATTGAGAGATTTTCATCTCTTTGTCCGTTTAACTTTTAACCTTCAACCTTCTAAAAGATCCGCATTGTGCTTTCGGCTCATTTGTTGGTGACACGCTGGAGAAGATCACCGAGCACCTTCGAAAATCCACCAAGATTTGACAAAACACTTAAGCTTTGGGTTTGAAATGTAAGACTGTGGCCATCCTTCATCTGACACCTGCCAGCGTGAAGGTGGAGCCGACCCGCTTCCCACCGTGAACAAACGTCGCCACATTCAACTCAGTGCGAGTTCTTCCTCGCATGCCCTCTGACGCCTCTCAGCTCCATTTGGCCGTTGTGATGTTCCTCGCTCccctgaggagggagggggggaggaggggcatcTGAGTGCCTGAGGTCCCGCCCTCTACTTCCTGGCGCCGGGTTTCTGCGGCTGGTTGTGTTTCTGCGCCACGCCGTAGGGCACGTGGGCGGCGACGGTGCCCATCTCGGCCGCGCCCTCCACGTGAAACATCTGATCGTCGAAGTAGATGTGGGGCCGGATCTTCTCCAGCATGGGGCCCTTGGGCGCCCCCGCCAGGAACAGGGCCTCGTCGATCTCCAGGCCCCAGGCCCTGAGCGTCTTCAGCGCCCGGATCCCGGAGCTGGCCGCGCTGCGAGCCGTGACCAGGTACGTTCGGATGGGACAGTCCAGGCGCTGGCCTTTGGCGTAAAACTTCTTCTGGAGCTTCCCCAGAGCTTCCAGGAAGCCCTTCAGGGGGCCCTGCCGTGCCGGAGGAGATGATCGTCACGAAGGAGCAGTGAAAGCCAACATGTACTGATTACATAAACTAGCATGAAATACTTTTAACCCACTAGAACACTTACGTGATCTAGTAGCGTGTCCTCGTTGTCCTGCTCGTGTTGGAAGAACTTGTCCAGCCCGTGAGCCTTGAAGATGCGCTCCGACTCGTCGGAGAAGAGGACGGCGTCTCCGTCGAAGGCCACCCTGAGCTGGGACTCCGACACCTCCGTCAGCTTCTCCGTCATAAACATGGTGGCTGCTGCGATGCCTGAACATGAACACAGACATCAGTCTCTAGAGAGCTTCTATCCTGCAGACCGTCACATGGTGGTTAGATAATAAGTGGACGGACACGTTCACTTTATTTCACTAATCTTTAAATAATCCCAAATATAGACTTCACTTCATGCGACTGACAGATTGTTGGATCACAATTTGAAACAGAAACATTCCTTTGTAACGTGAAACCTTTCATGTCCCTTAACTTAACTTCTCATAATTAACAATATGTGAGACAAAAAGCCTCCAAGTGAACAGATAACTGATTTTTCTGGTTCCTAATTACTAGAAAATCAAGAAGTCTGGTTTCCCTTTGGTCTGAAGTTCTTTTTTGCAGCGTTCTATTTCACTATCTGCTCTTTACCTTTTGTACAGCAGTAACAATGAGCATGAAATGTTCTGCTCCAACCAATGCGCCCCGTCTGCCCGGTAACATCTGGGGTTTAAAACATCTACGTGTATTCAGATGATGACACGCGGGAATCCATCGAGGAACACAAATCATCACGCcggtatatctgtgtgtgtgtgtgtgtgtgtgtgtgtgtggtggagggggggagggatgaggggagggatgaggggggggagggatgagggggggggggagggggcctcACCTTCAGCCAGCGCCTCCCGGACCTTGTCGGCGTCAGCGGACAGGTAGAGGTTGGTTTGCCAGGCCTTCAGGTAGCCAATGGGACTGCTTCCCCCCGTCATGCAGAACCGCTCGATGAACAGGTCTGCAGAGAAGAGCAGCGCCACGTGGACGTGGGGGTTCAGAGGGGCGGGCCCGGCACCGGAGGTCCGCCTCCATTTGTCCAAACCATCCGAGACACAAACAAAGCAACGGAAACAACAACAGAGACATCCTCCTTCTCTGCTGGGAGCAGGAGGAGTCACAGTTAATATGAGGAGAGGAAAAACGAAGGACTAGAAGAGTGGAATGAGGCTTCTCATTGgctactggggggggggggggaggagacaaTGTCGTTGTGTGATTAAAGGAGTTTGTGGACTTGAAGGGTGTACATAGTGAGACTAGGGGACACCTGTGATGGATGGAGATGTAGTCAAAGAGAAGGTTAGTGTGCTGTGGGGGCGATTGATGCGGCAAGGTTAAAGTTTCTTATTAATAGCGTCAGTCTGCTAGAAGCTTGAAAGATGAGGGGCTCGTTTGAGACAAATTGACCAAAATAATGTTCAACGTCGATGcagcagactcacacacacacacacacacacaccagcatctCTCTCGTGTTTTACAATTTTCCACAGGCGCAGTTTGCAAACACGTGCCGTGTCCAAGCCGCGGTTCCACACCAAagcttcatttcttttcatataTAATTCATCGGCGAGCAGTTGCGTGAGGTCACGGACTCCGGCGGCCGGGTGCCGGCTTGTGAAGCGCCGCTTTGGGTTTGCAGATGAAAGAGCACAAAGAGGCGCGGAGGCCGGGGCTCTTTGTGAAAATGCTAAAGCGGAGGATGTTCTGCTGGTATAAATAAACAGGCTGGGCAGGAATTGTGAAAGTATTCACTCCACTCGCCGCTCCTTGTCTCCTAtttcatctccctccctctggatCGTCCAGTTGTCCCACCTGCGTGCAGTCGGTTTGTTGTGTTCTTTGTGTCGCGTCTCTTTGTCAGCTTTCACCCTCCGTGCGTCCCGTCTCTTTTCCTTCCCGGTGTCCTTTTGGTTCTCATGCTTGGGTCAAACCTTTCAACAGGGACTGTAACGCGACCGGGACGTTTTCATACAAACAACTTTCTCTTTTGACTTCTCATGTGGATCAGCAGACATGGAGAAGGTGCAGATCACTGAAAGCTTCATCGTAGTAACATTTTCCCTTATTGTCGTGTGATTTAATCACGAATCCGGGCTGTTGGTTGAGTCATCAGCACTCGACTCGACGTCTCTCTGTCTTAAATGATTTTGGATTATCATGTTTTTGATCTCAAACCCAATTAGCAAAAGTGCAAAGTTATGTAGTGCAGCTTTAAAAGAGCTTGTGAATATGAACACAGGCGAATACGATACGACGCACCAACAGGGACGTGGAGATGGAGCAGGAAAAGAATTCAAAggtccaactgtcctccacagATTTGCCAAGTGGTTTATTTAGCTTTGTAGTCCGGCCGTGTTGAGTTTGGCCCCCAAACTTCACTGCGCCGCGTCATCTCAAACCTCCCAAGCGTCCCCCTCGCTTTAAGACACGGGGAGCGTGGGAGTCCCACAGAGGAACTCGCCATTGATGTCTTTGTATCTTTCCGTTTCCCCCCCCTGCTGCTAAACTCTCTTCATATCATCTATCTGATTTATTTGCTTGTTCAAA from Gasterosteus aculeatus chromosome 10, fGasAcu3.hap1.1, whole genome shotgun sequence carries:
- the nt5c1aa gene encoding 5'-nucleotidase, cytosolic IAa isoform X1 translates to MSRTQKLSLPDSRFPFQDASDRGSSELFTTSLFKVWCLRCPPVAHQWGGASDKVTGRRARKVEGGVFFPKPENAVTVAVSSRVLFRTELEQRVFEQKGVEEYLRYQIEHENEPFAPGPAFPFVKALETVNARLRELYPQSEELFDIVLVTYNHAHVGIRLINTINHHNLFIERFCMTGGSSPIGYLKAWQTNLYLSADADKVREALAEGIAAATMFMTEKLTEVSESQLRVAFDGDAVLFSDESERIFKAHGLDKFFQHEQDNEDTLLDHGPLKGFLEALGKLQKKFYAKGQRLDCPIRTYLVTARSAASSGIRALKTLRAWGLEIDEALFLAGAPKGPMLEKIRPHIYFDDQMFHVEGAAEMGTVAAHVPYGVAQKHNQPQKPGARK
- the nt5c1aa gene encoding 5'-nucleotidase, cytosolic IAa isoform X2; the encoded protein is MVKMSLDPVQVKELNVSPSPNGDSRASWEEEEAEEEEEDRLGIATKTKPVTGRRARKVEGGVFFPKPENAVTVAVSSRVLFRTELEQRVFEQKGVEEYLRYQIEHENEPFAPGPAFPFVKALETVNARLRELYPQSEELFDIVLVTYNHAHVGIRLINTINHHNLFIERFCMTGGSSPIGYLKAWQTNLYLSADADKVREALAEGIAAATMFMTEKLTEVSESQLRVAFDGDAVLFSDESERIFKAHGLDKFFQHEQDNEDTLLDHGPLKGFLEALGKLQKKFYAKGQRLDCPIRTYLVTARSAASSGIRALKTLRAWGLEIDEALFLAGAPKGPMLEKIRPHIYFDDQMFHVEGAAEMGTVAAHVPYGVAQKHNQPQKPGARK